The segment GTTCGAGTTCGAGCGTGGTGTTCAGCTCGGCGAGGCGCAGCTCGAGCGCGAGCTGGCGGCGCTGGGCGTGCAGGCGCGCCAGGATGAAGCCGGCGAGGAAGGCGGCAAGGACCGCGACGCCCGCGAGGATCAGTCCTTCCGCTGTCATGCGCGCGCGCGCTCAGGCATGGGCGTTCAGCCAGTCGAGAATGTCGAGCGGGGTGTCGATCATCCCGTCCGCGTCCCATTCATGCGGGCGGTCATCCTGTCCCAGGTACCCGAACAGCGCCACCAGGGTCTTCATGCCGGCGGCGCGTCCGGCCTCGATGTCGCGCCGGGCGTCACCGATGTAGAGACATTGTTCCGGCGCCACGCCGACCAGTGCGCTGGCGTGCAGCAGCGGTTCGGGGTGGGGCTTGCGGTTGCGCGTGCTGTCGCCGCTGATGACGCAGGCCGCGCGCGGCGCCAGGCCAAGGTCCTTCAGCAGAGGTTCCGTCAGCCAGGCGGGCTTGTTGGTCACGACACCCCACTTCACGCCGCGGTTCTCCAGCGTGGCGAGGACCTCATCCATGCCGTCGAACAGACGCGAATCCTGCATCAGCCGCTCGCGGTACAGGTCCAGGAAACGCTGGCGCAAGGCCGCGAAACTCGCGTCCTGCTCATCGATCCCGAATCCGACCTGGACCATGGCGCGGGCGCCGTGCGAGACATGCGGACGGATGACGTCAAACGGCAACGGCTCCAGCCCCCGCTCCGCGCGCAGGACATTCAGTGTCGCGGCGAGATCGGGCGCGGT is part of the Gammaproteobacteria bacterium genome and harbors:
- the gph gene encoding phosphoglycolate phosphatase (PGP is an essential enzyme in the glycolate salvage pathway in higher organisms (photorespiration in plants). Phosphoglycolate results from the oxidase activity of RubisCO in the Calvin cycle when concentrations of carbon dioxide are low relative to oxygen. This enzyme is a member of the Haloacid Dehalogenase (HAD) superfamily of aspartate-nucleophile hydrolase enzymes (PF00702).) codes for the protein MTSNTNQIPHCFLFDLDGTLVDTAPDLAATLNVLRAERGLEPLPFDVIRPHVSHGARAMVQVGFGIDEQDASFAALRQRFLDLYRERLMQDSRLFDGMDEVLATLENRGVKWGVVTNKPAWLTEPLLKDLGLAPRAACVISGDSTRNRKPHPEPLLHASALVGVAPEQCLYIGDARRDIEAGRAAGMKTLVALFGYLGQDDRPHEWDADGMIDTPLDILDWLNAHA